The window GCCGGCGAACAGCTCGCGGCGGCGCAGCAGTCCGCGGTCGCGGGAGAGCAGGACGCGCTGCTCGGCGGCGGAGCGGGTGGCGAGGGCGGGGTCGCCGATGTCCTCGTTCTCGTAGGCGGCGTCGACGCCGAGCAGGCGCAGGCGGCGGGCGAGGGTGCCGAGGTGGACGTCGAGGAGGAAGCGGAGCGGGGCGCCGGGGACCTGCTGGGGCCGTTCGACCCCGAGCACCTCGACGTTCTGGCCGTCCTGGGGCACGTAGGAGACGGGTACCTCGTGGCCGTCGACGAGGAGGCGGCCGACCTCGGTGAGCGGGACGCCGGCCGATTCGACGACGTGGCCGAGGCTGGAGGCGCCGTCGGTCGCGGTCGGTACGCGTTCGGCGCGCCGGCTGGGCGGGGCGAAGAGGCGCAGTTCGGGGGCGAGGGTGAGCTGAATGCCGGGTCCGTTCACCCTGTCAGCATGCCATTGCCGGGGAGCGGGTCGCGCCGGATTTACGAGGTCGCGGTGGTCCGGTCGTAGGTGTCGCGATGGGCGTTGACCTCGTCGAAGTGGTTCTCGGCCCACAGTTTCACGGAGGACAGGAGGCAGCCGAGGCTGCTGCCGAGGTCGGTGAGGCGGTAGTCGACGCGGACGGGGACGGTGGGGGTGACGGTGCGGGTGACGAGGCCGTCGCGTTCGAGGGAGCGCAGGGTCTGGGTGAGCATTTTCTGGCTCACGCCGGGGATCTTGCGGCCCAGGTCGCTGTAGCGCATGGTGCGGTCTTCGGCCTGGCCGAGGGCGCTGACGATGAGGCCGACCCACTTGTCGCTGATGCGGGCCAGGAGCTGGCCGGTGGGGCATTCCCTGAGGAAGGCGTCGTAGGCGGAACGGGCTTCCTCGCGACGGGCCGCGGCGGTGCTGGTGGCCATGGGTGCCCCACTTCCGGGTCGGGTACGCACCTTGGAGTGCGTACTTACGAAAAGAGAGTACCTCTCCCTAGGTTAGTGCTCGTCAGGAACGAGCGAACGAGCGCGAGCGAACGAGCGAGCGCGAGCGCATCAGTGGACGCGTGAACGACCACGCGAACCGGCGAACGGGAGAGATCGAGATGAGTGAGCAGACGATGCAGGCGGCCGTGGTGACCGGGTTCGGCGGCCCGGAACAGGTCGTCCTGGCCGAGGTCCCGCTGCCGCGCCCCGCAGCCGGCCAGGTCCGCGTCCGGGTCACCGCCGCCGGGCTCAACCCGGTGGACGGCGCGGTCCGCGCCGGGGTCTTCGGCGGCGCCGGACAGCGGCTCGGCCTCGGCTGGGACGTGTCCGGGGAGATCGACGAGGTCGGCGCCGGCGTGACCGGCCGGAGCGCCGGGGACCGGGTCGTGGGGCTGCACTACGGGACGGTGAAGCCGCTGGGCACGCACGCGCAGTACGTGGTGCTCGACGCCACCGCCGTGGCGGCCGCGCCGGCCACCGTGGACGCCGTGGCCGCGGCCGGGCTCCCGCTCGCCGCCCTCACCGCCGCCCGCGCGGTGGACCAGCTGGGGCTCGCCCCCGGCAACTCGGTGCTGATCACCGGCGCCGCGGGCGTCGTCGGCGGCCTGGCCGTCCAGCTCGCCGCGCGGGCCGG is drawn from Streptomyces sp. NBC_01232 and contains these coding sequences:
- a CDS encoding NADP-dependent oxidoreductase encodes the protein MQAAVVTGFGGPEQVVLAEVPLPRPAAGQVRVRVTAAGLNPVDGAVRAGVFGGAGQRLGLGWDVSGEIDEVGAGVTGRSAGDRVVGLHYGTVKPLGTHAQYVVLDATAVAAAPATVDAVAAAGLPLAALTAARAVDQLGLAPGNSVLITGAAGVVGGLAVQLAARAGLVVTALAGAEDEELVRSLGATGFVPRGSAAAGPVDGVLDAAVLGAEALGAVRDGGVYVGLIPHHAPAAERGVRVVEQEVAADGEHLARLVALVDAGALTLRVAETFPLAEAARAHERLAAPGVRGRIILTP
- a CDS encoding winged helix-turn-helix transcriptional regulator, which gives rise to MATSTAAARREEARSAYDAFLRECPTGQLLARISDKWVGLIVSALGQAEDRTMRYSDLGRKIPGVSQKMLTQTLRSLERDGLVTRTVTPTVPVRVDYRLTDLGSSLGCLLSSVKLWAENHFDEVNAHRDTYDRTTATS
- a CDS encoding Mut7-C RNAse domain-containing protein, with amino-acid sequence MNGPGIQLTLAPELRLFAPPSRRAERVPTATDGASSLGHVVESAGVPLTEVGRLLVDGHEVPVSYVPQDGQNVEVLGVERPQQVPGAPLRFLLDVHLGTLARRLRLLGVDAAYENEDIGDPALATRSAAEQRVLLSRDRGLLRRRELFAGAYVYSDNPDEQLRDVLGRFAPALAPWTRCTACNGPLREADKESVGERLEQGTHRSYDVFAQCAECERVYWRGAHHARLERIVDEALVEFGTA